The Festucalex cinctus isolate MCC-2025b chromosome 16, RoL_Fcin_1.0, whole genome shotgun sequence sequence TCAAACGCTGGTAAGCGTTGCAATCGAAACGTTTCTAAATAAGGTGGCAGTTACCTCTTcgtaaagtaaaagtaaaatcttTGAATCTCTGTTTACTGCGCACGCTCCGCAacgcaaagcatgctgggatCTGCTGGCATGGCTGCATGACAACAACATGAACGCATGGATTAGCTACTATTTACGACTACGTATTTGCTGCTACAGCctacatttaaataattattgtaATCTGGAGGAACAAGGAAAAGGTATTGTACAGCTTCGTACTTTATTGAATCCGAACGATTATTTAAAACGTGTTGTTTTGTTCAGCATTGATTTTAGCTTATTAGCGAAACGAAAGTCGTGGTTTCTATGGAAATGACGTCAAAACGAAAGCAATGATTCTTTATACTAATTCGAAATCAATGTCTATCTCGCAGGGAGGGAATCATGGCCGGGCCGAATAAAGCACTCGAGTTGCAAATGCAAATGCGGCAGAATGCAGAGGACCTGCAAAGCTTCATGAGGGAGCTCGAGACTTGGGAGGCTGATATGAAGACCAAAGATGAACAGTTGAGAGGGGAGCAGGGAGACGCTAAGGTTTGTTCGAGCTGGAAATCCCAATACAATTATATTTTAATGTCGGATGATATTAGCAGCTTTTTCTCCTTGTTTTGCAGTCAAACCTTCCTCCTGTGCGTAACAAGGACTACAAAGCAAAAATTAAggcgaagaagaagatgaagatggcCAACGGTGACTCCAAAATAGAGGAGACAGACAGCAAGAAGCCAGCAAGGATCAGATCGCATGATTATCAATCGTGGGACAAGTTTGATGTGGTCAGTCCTTCGTTGATTAGTATGAAATAGCAAAAGTTTTTGACTCACCTCAGGCATgtgcaactaaaaaaaacaatgttttaatttttttgttttaatgataGGTCAAAGCTTTGGAGGAGGTGGATAAGGAGGAAAGTCCCGCCGAATCGGACTCGGACGAAGCTGATCAGGAGAGAGCTTTAGCGGAGAAGGAAATGGTAACTGCCACCAAAGATGCATTAAAATAACAGGTCCCCAAATAATAACACCACTTTATCAACAGggcaacacatttttcaaagaaGGCAAATATGACGACGCCATCGAGTGCTACTCCAGAGGAATGGCTGCGGACCCTTACAATCCCATTCTTCCTACTAATCGAGCCACTGCCTTCTTCCGCCTTAAGAAGTAAACATTCACCTTgttaactgttgttgttttcatgcaTGCTAACAGGCTTTTCCTATTTTTAGGTATGCTGTGGCCGAGTCAGACTGCAACCTGGCCATCGCTTTGGACAGCAACTTCTTCAAAGCGTACGCACGACGAGGAGCGGCCCGCGTTGCACTGAAGAACTACGACGCTGCTTTAGAAGGTGTTCCACTATCAACCCctgaaaagcacaaaaataagtCATACTGTATGATTGTCGATTCTGCAGTAAAAGGAAGATGTTACAAGAAGGCTCTTGTAATAGAATCCAAAGAATGTACGTGGCTTTCTTGAGATGTAATGCACTTGTTTGTGCACAGATTACCAAACTGTCCTCAAGCTTGACCCGGGCAACCTGGAAGCACAGAATGAAGTGAAGAAAATCGAAGATgtgagtttgattgattgattttttttcccccatgttcAGTAGTATCTTGGCTTACTAGTGCCAGGGGCGTCAGCTATTTTGTCTACTACTGTCGcttggtgtcgactgaaaatgacaatagTTTGCTTTGTCAGATGCTTGGACCTCAAGAGCCCAGTGAGGGAACGTCGCCTCAGGCGGATCCTGCCGTAGACCGGGAGCGGCAAAGACTGACCGAGGAGCAGAAGAGACGACAGGAAGCGGTTGTGCAAAAGGATAGAGTAAGATTCCTCTTCTTCCTGAAACCCTTGCATGATAGCGTTATCCGCTCGATCCAATCGTATCTCTTATAGGTCTAATACAATAGAACGCTGTACAATATGCGTTCAATTAGCAAGCAGCTTATCTACTTTATCATCTTCCAGGGTAACGCCTACTTCAAAGAGGGCAAGTACAACGCGGCCGTGGAGTGCTACAGCCGAGGCATGGAGGCTGACTGCACGAACGTGCTGCTGCCTGCCAATAGAGCGATGGCTTTCCTCAAGCTGGACAGGTAAGAAGCATCACGGccttttttctccccatttGATGACGCAAAACCACATGGGTGTTATTAATTATCAGGTTCAAGGAGGCAGAGGAAGACTGCACCAAGGCCGTCGCTTTAGACGGCACGTACTCCAAGGCGTTCGCACGCCGAGCTACCGCCCGAGTGGCTTTGGGGAAGCTGGAGGAAGCCAGGAAAGGTAACACTTAAAAACTTTCAATTGATCCATCTTtaaattgagccattttcagcagtaaaaaaaagttcatatttttgtccagaatgaatttgattttttatgtacaattaatgcctttgaaaagtaatttttgtacttgctgtcgactgatgatgacgtcacctaTGCTGAGGAAACGAccgatcatggctcagttttctgaccaaacccagaaaacaggtgaaccatgattggccgttacctactttctcagcacaggtgTTGTCATGAtccgtcaacagcaagtagaaaaattaccttttcaaggtattcattgtacatgaaaaataatgaaattatcaaattcattctggaaaaaaaattcacttttcactgctgaaaattgttcaatgactcaagtatccctttaaacacaaATTTATGCAGGTTTCCAATACCCCACTgccaagataaaataaataaatagataaataaatagataaataaaaccagatgtgaaaaatataattgaaatataaaaaatacatataaataaaaaaaaatggaattaaaaaaaatacatgcgcaaataaatacaaaattaatatataaatagaattaaatattgaGAAATAAAATCACTCTgctttcatatttatttcatgttgCAATGTCAGCATCAAAtgagtcattaactcattcactcccagccattttcacagaagtaatcccgttcgctcccggctgttttactgaattttgactgattttgcaaggcccacagaatattgtgttcaattgctataaaagcatggaacctatcaaaagaaagattaaagtctcttctttcatcagaaaaaaaagtatgtt is a genomic window containing:
- the rpap3 gene encoding RNA polymerase II-associated protein 3, whose translation is MAGPNKALELQMQMRQNAEDLQSFMRELETWEADMKTKDEQLRGEQGDAKSNLPPVRNKDYKAKIKAKKKMKMANGDSKIEETDSKKPARIRSHDYQSWDKFDVVKALEEVDKEESPAESDSDEADQERALAEKEMGNTFFKEGKYDDAIECYSRGMAADPYNPILPTNRATAFFRLKKYAVAESDCNLAIALDSNFFKAYARRGAARVALKNYDAALEDYQTVLKLDPGNLEAQNEVKKIEDMLGPQEPSEGTSPQADPAVDRERQRLTEEQKRRQEAVVQKDRGNAYFKEGKYNAAVECYSRGMEADCTNVLLPANRAMAFLKLDRFKEAEEDCTKAVALDGTYSKAFARRATARVALGKLEEARKDFQEVLKLEPENKQAQRELQNLQFADVSSGLLQTSDGSQRRTVQPMDKAAHLRSTKPMRRIDIEEISGKVTVPDEARDLEGESSLPSPCAKMIKIQDVTACPSLSSDQGSTCTQAKRKHPEESVPPTDSSNKAPSIILPPPPGKSFQLEADLRAIGNQPDVVYRYLKQIKPEAYAHIFQSSLEPHIFSQILQTLRDFYLQNEAASVTADILQSLSGVRRFDTAVMFMSSSERKVLQEVFDFLRQADLDVSCVAALQKKYGV